CGGGCGGTGGACAAGTCGACGTCTTCGTTGCGGGTCCGCCATTTCGCGATCTCGTCGACCTGGTCACTGGTCAATGACTTGCGGGCATCGATGCCCAGATCGATGGTGCGCACCAGAGCTGTCAGGGAGTTGATCATCCGAGTCCGTTCCGTGGTCATCGCGTCCCGGGCTGCCAGCAGGACACGCAGCGCCTGCCGGACACCTTCACCGTGACGCGGCCACCGCAGTTGATCGGCGTCGAGAGGCAATACAGATGCCGCGATCCGGCGGGAATCAAGCTCGTCGCTCTTACCGACACCGTGGCGGGCTTTGGCATCCATACGCCCGGCTTCGACTACCGGATACCCGGCTGCGGCGATGTGTCCGGTCAGCACCGCACCGTACGAGGCAGCACCTTCAACGACCCAGAGGGTGTCGAGGTCACCGCTGGTGCGCCTGCCGGCCCAGGTGAGGGCTCGTTTGATTCCTGCTGACGTGGTGGGGAAGGAACGGGTTTCGACGAGAATTCCAGTGTTGGTGACGATGGAATACACGTGGTTTCTGGCGTGTGTATCAACACCGATGAAGAAACTGTATAAGTGCGCGACAATAGACATAGCGGTTCGAAGCTCCCTGTTTGACCGATGGGTTGCGTGGCCGCTTGCGGCCGGTACCGGTCCGGGTTAGAGATCACTTCGGAACAACACTGTGATGAGTCACACCCCTGGATTTTCGGGGGTGGACAGCCTTCTGATCAAGTTACCGATGTGGGCCGAGCTGGTGCCGGCCGCACCATCCATGTGATCGGACAAATCGAGGGCAAGACACCACGGTGTGGGTCAGCGCGAGGTGGAGTCACGATCACTGGACGGAGAGGCCAACACCTACTCTGCCAGCCAGTCCCAGACCAGCCACTGTCAATACTCACAGCGCGAGGTATCTGAGCCGCCGTCAGGTAGTAACTACCGGGGGAAGTCGAGGTCGGTGAGGACCTTCTCGAAGACTCCGAGGCCGCGCTCGAGGTCCTCTTCGCTGATGTTGATCGGCGGGACAACGTGCAGCCGGTGGTAGTTGTTGAACGGGATGACGCCGTGTTCCTTCAGCGCCGCCACCACCGAGGCCACCTCGGGTGAGCCGCCGCCGTACGGAGCCAGCGGCTCCTTGGACTCCTTGTCCCAGACGAGTTCGATCGCCCAGAACGCTCCGGTGCCGCGGACCTCGCCGACATGCTTCGAGTTCTCCGCGATCTGCCGCAGACGGGGGCCGATGATGTTCTCCCCGATGCGCGCAGCGTGCTCGACCATACCCTCCTCGGCCATCGCGTTGATCGTCGCGACCGCGGCCGCGCACGCCAGCGGATGACCGGAATAGGTCAGTCCGCCGGGGTAGACGCGTTCGGCGAAAGTCTCGAAGATCGCGTCATTGATGACGACCCCGCCCAGCGGCACGTACCCGGAGTTCACGCCCTTGGCGAAGGTGACGAGGTCGGGGACGATGTCGAAGTGTTCGAAGGCGAACCACTTGCCCGACCGTCCGAATCCGGCCATCACCTCATCGGCGATGAGCACGATCCCGAACTCATCGCACAGCGCCCGCACACCCTGCATGTACTCGGGCGAGGGCACCATGATTCCGGCCGTGCCTGGGATGGATTCCAGGATGATCGCTGCGATCGTCGCCGGTCCCTCGAGTTCGATGGTCCGCCGCAGGTGCTGCAGTGCGCGCTCGGTCTCCTCGGCTTCGGTGTCGGCGTGGAACTCCGAGCGGTAGAGGAAGGGTCCGAAGAAGTGGACGATGCCCGACTCCCCGGTCTCGTTCTCCCACCGGCGCGGGTCACCGGTGACGTTGACAGCGGTCTGGGTTCCGCCATGGTAGGACCGGTAGCGCGAGAGCACCTTCGTCCGACCGGTGTGCAGTCGGGCCATGCGGATGGCATGTTCGTTCGCGTCCGCGCCGCCGTTGGTGAAGAACACGTGATCCAGCCCAGCCGGGGTGCGGTCGGTGATGAGCCGAGCGGCCTCGGAGCGGGCGGTGTTGACGGTGGCCGGGCTGATCGTGCACAGCACATCGGCCTGGTCCTTGATCGCCTGCACGACAGCCGGGTGCTGGTGGCCGATGTTCGTATTCACCAGCTGCGAGGAGAAGTCGAGGAACTCCCGACCCTCACCGTCGATGACCGTCGATCCCTGAGCGCGGGCGACGGTCGGTGGGTCGATGAGGCGCTGTGCCGACCACGAATGGAAGACGTGCGCGCGGTCGAGTTCACGGGCTCGGGCGGATTCGTCCCTGAGCGCTGCGAAGTCGCCGTCGTCGAATTGGTGCACCATTGTCACTCTTTCGCTGAAGTACCGGGGATGAGCACGGAATCCGCGCCCGTGGGCTCATCGTAGAACACATTCGACTACAGTGACGACCATGTCTTACCGGACCATCGTCAGCCCCGTCGAGGCCGAGATCGAGATCAAGAGATCCCGCTTCCTCACCCGCCTCTCCCCCGCCGCAGATGAGGCCGAGGCTCGGGCCGTCATCGCCGAGGCGCGCGCCGAGCATCCGAAGGCCCGCCACCATTGTTCGGCCTTCGTCCTCGACACCGATTCGCGCACTCAGCGCTTCAGCGATGACGGGGAACCGGCTGGAACTGCGGGCGCTCCGATCCTCGATGTCGTCACCGGCCATGATCTGACCTTCGTCGTCGCCGTCGTCACCCGGTATTTCGGCGGGACTCTGCTGGGAGCGGGAGGACTCGTGCGCGCCTATGGTCAGGCCACCTCGGCGGCGGTGGATGAGGCCCGGATCATCACCCGCCGTGAACGCGTCCCGGTGTCCGCGCACGTCGACTATGCCCAGGCCAATGCCCTGGAGCGGGCGGCCGGGAACCGGGGGTGGACGACGCGAGCCGACTACGGCGGTGAGGTCGGACTCGACGTCCTGGTTCCCCTGGCCGAGGTAACCGATGCCGTGGCGATGTACGCCGACCTCACCGCCGGTCGGGCAGCGCCCGAGGTCGGCGAGGTCGAATGGGTGTGAGGAACTGAATCGACGCTCAGATCGGCGAGGACCGATCAGTCGAGCGCGGCGATCTTCGCAACCTGCGCGTTCGTGAGCATGACGAGATCCTCGGGGCGGATCTCGATCTCGAGACCGCGACGGCCGGCCGAGACGAATACGGCGGAATGCTCGAGCGCGGTGCGGTCGACGACGACCGGCACGGCATGGCGCTGCCCGAACGGAGAGACTCCTCCGACGGGGTAGCCGGTGCGGCGTTCGGTCTCGGCGACGCCCGACAGCTGGGCTTTCTTCGCTCCGCGCGCGGAGGCCAGGGCCTTGAGGTCGAGCTGACCGGAGACGGGCACGAGCGCGGTCACGGGCGTCCCGTCGACCTGGATCATCAGGGTTTTGAACACCTGATCGGAGCTGACTCCGAGCTTGTCGGCAGCCTCCGAGCCGTAGCGGCGAGTAGCCGGGTCGTGATCGAAGCTGCGCAGGCTGTAATCGATGCCAGCCAGGTTGAGCACTCGCACGGCCGGGGTCGCCGCGCTGGAAGTCTTGGATGCAACTGTCATAAGGGGGTAGTGCCTCCTGCCCGCAGGTCAACGGGGCCAGGAGGCGCAGTGTTCACGACTCCGTGTCCCCGCATCGATACGGACGGAACGTTGTATCGGTGCTGATAGGTACCCGCCCACAATAGGCGAATGGGGCTTGTCGACGCCAATCCCCAAGACCTCAAATGACTCCCCGGTAATCCTGTCAGCCCCGTCGGTCGAGGATGTTCAGCCCCACCCGAGTTCGTGGAGTCGATCGTCATCGAGACCATAGAAGTGTGCGATCTCGTGGACGATGGTGATGACGATCTCCTCGCGCAGATGGTCCCGGTCCTCTGCGAAGTCGATGAGGTTGTCGCGGTAGATGAAGATGTTGTCGGGCATCTCGTACCCGGCGATCCCCCGCTCCCCGATCGGCGTGCCGTCGTAGAGGCCGAGCAGGTGCCGGTCGCCGCCCTCGGGCCGGTCCTCGACGAACAGGGCGACATTGTCCAGCTGCTCGGTCACGCCCGCGGGCAGCAGATCAAGGGCTTCTTCGAGGATCGCATCGAACTCCTCATCGCTCAGGGCCTCCATGCCTCCCACTCTAGCGCCCCCCTCGCCGAGGCGGCGCGGAGAAACGTCTAAAACCACCGTTTTCATCGTGTGACCGAGGACACCCCTTTTCGTTTTGCATTCCGCGAATCGGGTGGGATAAGCTTAACGTCGTTGCCCACGGGGAATCCGAGGACAACCTGGGCCCCCATCGTCTAGAGGCCTAGGACACCGCCCTTTCACGGCGGCGACACGGGTTCGAATCCCGTTGGGGGTACGGTGTAAGATCGTAAGGTCTTCCATCACAACAGCAAGGCCCTGTGGCGCAGTTGGTTAGCGCGCCGCCCTGTCACGGCGGAGGTCGCGGGTTCGAGTCCCGTCAGGGTCGCGGAGCATAAGGCTCTTCTTCGGAAGAGCCTTTGTTTCTCTCGGCATACTTATCGGTGTGTCGGCGGCTCGGCTCTGTAGCTCAGTTGGTAGAGCGTTCGACTGAAAATCGAAAGGTCACCGGATCGACGCCGGTCGGAGCCACCACCCGGAAGCCCCGCTCCCCAGTCCAGGACTGGGAAGCGGGGCTTCTTCGCGCCTGCGGACACCTCTTGAAATCCGCACCGACTGGAGTAGGTTGAAGAGGAGTTCGATGACCCGCCCACGTCGTGGTGGCGCAGGGTGAAAGGAGAGCACGATGACGAACAATCCGACGATTCAGGAACTCAGCCACGAGGACAGGGCCTTCCCTCCCCCAGCGGACTTCGCGGCCGCCGCGAACGCGAAAGCCGATGAGTACGACAAGGCCGCGGCCGACCGCATCGGCTACTGGGAGGAACAGGCGAAGCGGATCACCTGGGACACCCCTTTCGACTCGGTCCTCGACTGGTCGGACAAGCCTTTCGCGAAGTGGTTCACAGGAGGCAGACTCAACGCCGCCTACAACTGCGTGGACCGCCACGTCGAGAACGGGCTCGGCGATCGCGTCGCCTACTACTTCGAAGGCGAATCCGGAGACACCCGCACCATCACGTACTCCGACCTCCTGCGCGAGGTCTCGAAGACCGCGAATGCACTCACCGAACTCGGTGTGAAGACGGATGATCGGGTTGCCATCTATATGCCGATGATCCCCGAGACAGTGTTCGCGATGCTCGCCTGCGCCCGCCTCGGCGCCCCGCACACCGTCATCTTCGGCGGCTTCTCCGCCTCGGCGATCGCTGACCGCGTCAAGGACTGTGGAGTCGAGTTCGTCATCACCGCGGACGGCGGCTACCGCAAGGGCAAGCCATCGGGCCTCAAATCCGTCGTCGACGAGGCCATGGAGGACTGCCCCGAGGTGCGCAACGTCCTCGTCGTGCGCCGCACCGGCCAGGACGTGG
Above is a window of Brevibacterium siliguriense DNA encoding:
- a CDS encoding IS110 family RNA-guided transposase, with amino-acid sequence MSIVAHLYSFFIGVDTHARNHVYSIVTNTGILVETRSFPTTSAGIKRALTWAGRRTSGDLDTLWVVEGAASYGAVLTGHIAAAGYPVVEAGRMDAKARHGVGKSDELDSRRIAASVLPLDADQLRWPRHGEGVRQALRVLLAARDAMTTERTRMINSLTALVRTIDLGIDARKSLTSDQVDEIAKWRTRNEDVDLSTAREEAIRLAKRVLVLNDDLQTNHDRLTELVEASPAAPLLDEPGIGPFSAAVCFTAWSHPGRVRNEAAFAALAGVNPIPASSGNTRRHRLNRGGDRQLNRALHTVVMNRMVHDERTRNYVARHYGEEPTKKSKREIKRNLKRYLARRVYKILNALDTVPQPA
- a CDS encoding aspartate aminotransferase family protein, which produces MVHQFDDGDFAALRDESARARELDRAHVFHSWSAQRLIDPPTVARAQGSTVIDGEGREFLDFSSQLVNTNIGHQHPAVVQAIKDQADVLCTISPATVNTARSEAARLITDRTPAGLDHVFFTNGGADANEHAIRMARLHTGRTKVLSRYRSYHGGTQTAVNVTGDPRRWENETGESGIVHFFGPFLYRSEFHADTEAEETERALQHLRRTIELEGPATIAAIILESIPGTAGIMVPSPEYMQGVRALCDEFGIVLIADEVMAGFGRSGKWFAFEHFDIVPDLVTFAKGVNSGYVPLGGVVINDAIFETFAERVYPGGLTYSGHPLACAAAVATINAMAEEGMVEHAARIGENIIGPRLRQIAENSKHVGEVRGTGAFWAIELVWDKESKEPLAPYGGGSPEVASVVAALKEHGVIPFNNYHRLHVVPPINISEEDLERGLGVFEKVLTDLDFPR
- a CDS encoding YigZ family protein; this encodes MSYRTIVSPVEAEIEIKRSRFLTRLSPAADEAEARAVIAEARAEHPKARHHCSAFVLDTDSRTQRFSDDGEPAGTAGAPILDVVTGHDLTFVVAVVTRYFGGTLLGAGGLVRAYGQATSAAVDEARIITRRERVPVSAHVDYAQANALERAAGNRGWTTRADYGGEVGLDVLVPLAEVTDAVAMYADLTAGRAAPEVGEVEWV
- the ybaK gene encoding Cys-tRNA(Pro) deacylase → MTVASKTSSAATPAVRVLNLAGIDYSLRSFDHDPATRRYGSEAADKLGVSSDQVFKTLMIQVDGTPVTALVPVSGQLDLKALASARGAKKAQLSGVAETERRTGYPVGGVSPFGQRHAVPVVVDRTALEHSAVFVSAGRRGLEIEIRPEDLVMLTNAQVAKIAALD
- a CDS encoding metallopeptidase family protein, whose translation is MEALSDEEFDAILEEALDLLPAGVTEQLDNVALFVEDRPEGGDRHLLGLYDGTPIGERGIAGYEMPDNIFIYRDNLIDFAEDRDHLREEIVITIVHEIAHFYGLDDDRLHELGWG